The following are from one region of the Mustela lutreola isolate mMusLut2 chromosome 9, mMusLut2.pri, whole genome shotgun sequence genome:
- the GKN1 gene encoding gastrokine-1, whose protein sequence is MKLTIVFAGLLGVFLTPALASYEINIGGDSNSGISGQQSVSVNNEHNVANVDNNNGWDSWNTLWDYNTNFAAVRLFGKKKCIVHRMNKDAMPSLQTLDKLVKEKKLQGEGPGGPPPKGLRYSINPEEVSDLSKLGKPIASMCRGIPTYMAEEIKGPSLFFYRSRCYDINVLLLLNFSYCGQVIDG, encoded by the exons ATTGTCTTCGCTGGACTTCTTGGAGTCTTTCTGACCCCAGCCCTTGCTTCCTAT GAGATCAACATTGGCGGTGACAGCAACAGTGGTATAAGTGGGCAGCAGTCAGTGAGCGTCAACAATGAGCATAATGTGGCCAATGTGGACAATAACAATGGATGGGACTCCTGGAATACCCTCTGGGACTATAATACT AACTTTGCTGCAGTCAGACTCTTTGGCAAGAAGAAATGCATTGTGCATAGAATGAACAAGGACGCCATGCCCTCTCTTCAAACTCTTGATAAATTGGTGAAGGAAAAGAAG CTTCAGGGTGAAGGACCAGGAGGACCACCTCCCAAGGGCCTGAGGTACTCCATCAACCCTGAAGAAGTCAGTGACCTGAGCAAGTTAGGAAAACCCATTGCTAGCATGTGCAGGGGGATTCCAACATACATGGCTGAGGAGATCAAAG ggCCCAGCCTGTTCTTTTACAGAAGTCGTTGTTACGATATTAATGTATTGTTGCTTCTCAACTTTTCCTACTGTGGACAAGTAATTgatggttaa